TCCACGATGATGACGCGCACTGGCAATCGGCACGGTGCCGGATGTCACAATTGCCCAGGGAATATCTAAGGCATCCAACCGTTCCAACAGTGCCTTTGCTCCTGGCATAGCAACAATACCTTGCGTGTCAGACGCTTCGGTTTTCTCCAGCGCATCGAACTCCTGTTGAATCGTTTCTTCGGTTTGCCCTTGAAGAAAATGGCGCAGGGACGTGATGGCCTGTTTGCCATGAATAAAATCCAGCACTTCCTGTGGTTTAATATCGTGATCTTTTGCCCAGTTAATCCACGCACGTTCTACAGCAGGCAGTGAATCAACCAGCGTACCATCGAGGTCGAACAGAAAACCTTTACACTCCACAGAAAGCCCCTTTTTCATTAATCAGGCATTGATGATTTGTGCGATCTCAACCGCACTCAAGTGATACTGGCGCGGGCAGGATTGCCAGACAGCCAGCATTCTGTTGTATTTTTCCCACATTTTTGTCTGAGCGTTAAACCCATGCGTGCCCGCATCAAAGTGAGGATAACGACCCTCAACATGCACCATGAAACGTACAAAACCCAGATAACGCGCTTCCGTTGCCGCATCAAAACCCAGGAAAGTCAGACGGCGTTCATCCAAATCCTGCTTATCTTTCAGATTGGTCCATGACACCTGCAAAGCA
The window above is part of the Pectobacterium araliae genome. Proteins encoded here:
- a CDS encoding sugar phosphatase, with the translated sequence MECKGFLFDLDGTLVDSLPAVERAWINWAKDHDIKPQEVLDFIHGKQAITSLRHFLQGQTEETIQQEFDALEKTEASDTQGIVAMPGAKALLERLDALDIPWAIVTSGTVPIASARHHRGELPAPRAFITAEQVAKGKPHPDAYLLGAQKLGLKPEECVVVEDAPAGVLSGLAAGCKVIAVKAPTDTPELDQVDLVLDSLEQIEIEKLQGGVKVLLRQEVVCNIVTKL
- a CDS encoding YfbU family protein; protein product: MEMTNAQRLILSNQYKMMTMLDPDNAERYRRLQTIIERGYGLQMRELDREFGELTEEVCRTIINVMEMHHALQVSWTNLKDKQDLDERRLTFLGFDAATEARYLGFVRFMVHVEGRYPHFDAGTHGFNAQTKMWEKYNRMLAVWQSCPRQYHLSAVEIAQIINA